A portion of the Candidatus Bathyarchaeia archaeon genome contains these proteins:
- a CDS encoding acetyl-CoA acetyltransferase gives MPGVRDKVAIIGMGCTRFAEHWDKSVNDLIVEACYEAFEDANMEPREIQAAWWSTARSGELGRSLAYPLKLNFIPVTRVENRCASGHNAFIDACYAVACGAFDVVLVCGAEKLKDTGLPIPGDSNPTDLYTSRVDPRFMPVTSFAQLALRYFHYYGIPVDEGRRILAKIAVKNHYNGSLNPKAQFQRKITLEEALNAPIVAWPLGLYDCCGVSDGAAAAIIVRADLAKKYRDDYVLVKGVGMSTGFYHGQVQDDWSLTHIEENFRAARMAYAEAGITNPRKELDLAIVHDCFTIHELVIYEDFGFSPRGKAKEDVDAGAFELKGELPVNTDGGLKSFGHPVGASGLRMMYEVYKQLQGKAGPRQVNIRNQLGLTHTCGGTPIDSQTAAVVILGLR, from the coding sequence ATGCCGGGTGTAAGGGACAAAGTTGCCATAATAGGTATGGGTTGTACAAGGTTTGCTGAACACTGGGACAAAAGCGTCAACGACCTGATTGTTGAAGCATGCTATGAAGCCTTCGAGGACGCCAACATGGAACCCAGGGAAATCCAAGCGGCATGGTGGTCCACGGCTAGAAGCGGCGAGCTGGGCCGCAGTTTAGCTTACCCCCTAAAACTCAACTTTATTCCGGTCACGCGGGTTGAGAACAGATGCGCAAGTGGACACAACGCCTTTATTGATGCGTGTTACGCCGTTGCATGCGGTGCCTTCGATGTTGTTCTCGTTTGCGGTGCGGAAAAACTTAAGGATACGGGGTTGCCGATACCCGGGGACAGCAATCCCACAGACCTTTACACTAGCAGGGTTGATCCCCGCTTTATGCCTGTAACCTCCTTCGCCCAGCTTGCACTGAGATATTTTCACTATTATGGCATTCCAGTAGATGAGGGTAGGAGGATTTTGGCCAAGATTGCCGTTAAAAACCACTATAATGGTTCATTGAATCCTAAAGCCCAGTTCCAGCGTAAAATAACCCTCGAGGAGGCGTTGAATGCGCCGATAGTCGCTTGGCCCTTAGGGCTTTATGACTGCTGTGGTGTAAGCGATGGGGCGGCTGCCGCCATAATTGTTCGCGCCGACTTGGCCAAAAAATATCGGGACGATTATGTCCTTGTGAAAGGCGTGGGGATGAGCACGGGCTTTTATCATGGGCAAGTGCAGGATGACTGGAGCTTGACGCATATAGAGGAGAACTTTAGAGCCGCGAGGATGGCTTACGCTGAAGCGGGCATCACTAATCCCCGTAAGGAGCTGGATTTGGCTATAGTGCACGACTGTTTCACGATACATGAGCTTGTAATTTATGAGGATTTTGGCTTCTCTCCTAGGGGAAAGGCGAAGGAAGACGTGGATGCGGGAGCCTTCGAGTTGAAGGGTGAGCTGCCCGTGAACACGGACGGCGGCTTAAAGTCCTTTGGACACCCAGTTGGCGCCAGCGGACTCAGAATGATGTATGAAGTTTACAAGCAACTTCAGGGAAAGGCTGGTCCACGGCAAGTGAACATAAGAAACCAGTTGGGATTGACGCATACATGTGGCGGCACCCCAATTGATTCTCAGACGGCCGCCGTGGTTATACTTGGGCTGAGGTGA
- a CDS encoding ABC transporter substrate-binding protein, with product MKKPLLLSKAAITKMQAIIIAVIIIIAAIAGVAYYFYSKPPVEKTEIVIGVVHSKTGVMQPQMIYHVYQMWLVNKTNAKGGLYVPEYGKRLPIRVIEYDDESNLERMLTLTKKLIIEDKVDLIFAPISTAFCFAAFSLYEQYHYPVIALTFGSDIAAEKMRTGEYKYCFSVLGMPSETGKEVADLLVHVNSTKTRISKIGILFHADQHGVEYAGAIYSNLAMKGFSIPVYQSYQPYTTDFTPMINSLKDANVDVAILCGYQEGSTFIKQCKTLNFNPKLIFTGPTIEVPFLVYGPFGFTKQDLIGVCYYDGWPATAYNTPTLQQWRQEHVQHFGYEPFPASAVFYAAIECLFQAVERVGLDREKIRNALATQEFDTIVGKTRLRPGYSMQCELAGTITQWQGGDIMEVVWPLSAKSADIVLRPGY from the coding sequence ATGAAAAAGCCTTTGCTTTTAAGTAAAGCCGCAATAACCAAGATGCAGGCTATCATTATCGCCGTGATAATCATCATCGCGGCCATCGCGGGAGTTGCCTACTACTTCTACAGTAAGCCTCCGGTGGAGAAGACGGAGATAGTTATCGGTGTTGTGCACTCTAAAACTGGGGTTATGCAGCCCCAGATGATTTATCACGTCTACCAGATGTGGCTTGTCAACAAGACAAATGCTAAGGGCGGCCTTTACGTGCCGGAGTACGGCAAACGTCTACCCATCAGAGTCATAGAATACGATGACGAGAGCAACCTTGAAAGGATGCTTACCCTAACCAAGAAGCTAATAATTGAGGATAAAGTTGACCTAATCTTTGCGCCCATAAGCACCGCCTTCTGCTTCGCGGCGTTCTCGCTCTACGAGCAGTACCATTATCCAGTAATCGCCCTAACATTCGGCTCAGACATCGCCGCGGAGAAGATGAGGACAGGCGAATACAAGTACTGCTTCTCCGTACTCGGCATGCCCTCCGAAACGGGCAAAGAAGTAGCCGACCTCCTAGTACATGTAAACAGCACTAAAACCCGCATCTCCAAGATTGGCATACTATTCCACGCAGACCAGCATGGCGTGGAATATGCCGGAGCCATATACTCTAACCTCGCTATGAAAGGGTTCAGCATTCCAGTCTACCAGTCCTATCAACCCTACACTACAGACTTTACGCCAATGATAAACAGTCTTAAAGATGCAAATGTGGACGTGGCAATTCTATGCGGCTATCAGGAGGGCTCAACCTTCATAAAGCAATGCAAGACCCTGAACTTCAATCCAAAGCTTATATTCACCGGCCCAACAATAGAAGTTCCATTCCTAGTCTACGGACCTTTCGGATTCACAAAGCAAGATCTTATAGGCGTATGCTACTATGATGGTTGGCCAGCCACAGCTTACAACACTCCAACACTACAGCAATGGCGTCAAGAACACGTGCAACACTTTGGCTATGAGCCGTTCCCCGCCTCAGCCGTGTTCTATGCGGCTATTGAATGCCTATTCCAAGCTGTTGAAAGGGTTGGCCTTGACAGGGAGAAAATCAGAAATGCCCTTGCAACCCAAGAGTTCGACACCATCGTAGGCAAGACCAGGCTTAGGCCGGGCTATAGCATGCAATGCGAATTAGCGGGCACGATAACCCAGTGGCAAGGCGGAGATATCATGGAGGTTGTTTGGCCACTAAGCGCCAAATCAGCAGACATAGTGCTGCGGCCTGGATACTGA
- a CDS encoding OB-fold domain-containing protein, whose product MVGVSSYGVHIPVWRIKRELLGKGLPGERAVAGKDEDSLTMAVAAALDCLEGVNGGSIDGIFFASTTPPFYEKSVSATIAAVLDARREVFTADFSGSLRAGTTALKVALEMVRAGSADRILVAAADCRLGAPGTPLEQTFGDGAAALLVERDAKIADVEFAAHVYDEIYDIWRRDVDLFVNSWEDRYVYTCGYMRVVKETISRLMDKSGLNLKDVAKVVLPVPESRRGIELAKSLGLDPKTQLQDPLMEVMGNTGTAQPLMLFAAALEEANPNDWILMASYGSGGDAFLFKVKENLKMPSLGKKKIAQKIANKKTLPDYITYLKWRKLVKTPEPRVDMTVSYPSAVAIWRETHRIYPLHGVKCKVCGTVQYPPQRVCVKCQSKDNFEEVRLCDKKGRLFSYSFDPIRENTPVGLINLEGGGRVFLDLTDVDAEELKIDMPVKLTFRRVDLRREDGMYVYFWKATPIRE is encoded by the coding sequence ATGGTTGGAGTTTCCTCATATGGCGTTCACATCCCTGTATGGCGGATAAAGCGAGAACTCCTTGGTAAAGGGTTGCCGGGTGAAAGGGCTGTTGCCGGCAAGGATGAGGACAGTCTAACAATGGCGGTGGCTGCAGCCCTAGACTGTCTTGAGGGTGTTAATGGCGGCTCCATCGACGGCATATTCTTTGCCTCGACAACACCTCCATTCTATGAGAAAAGCGTGTCTGCCACCATAGCCGCTGTTCTTGACGCTCGCCGCGAGGTGTTCACAGCCGACTTCTCGGGATCGCTTAGAGCTGGCACAACAGCGCTTAAGGTTGCCCTTGAAATGGTTAGGGCGGGTTCAGCGGATAGAATTCTTGTGGCTGCAGCTGACTGCCGGCTGGGGGCTCCCGGCACACCTCTTGAACAGACATTTGGAGACGGTGCAGCTGCTCTTCTGGTGGAAAGGGACGCGAAAATTGCGGATGTAGAGTTTGCCGCGCATGTTTACGACGAGATTTATGATATATGGCGTAGAGACGTTGACCTCTTTGTCAATTCATGGGAAGACCGATACGTTTACACATGCGGCTACATGAGAGTTGTCAAGGAAACAATTTCAAGGCTTATGGATAAAAGTGGTCTAAACCTAAAGGATGTGGCTAAGGTTGTGCTTCCAGTCCCTGAATCCAGAAGGGGAATAGAGCTTGCCAAGAGTTTAGGCTTAGATCCCAAAACGCAGCTCCAAGACCCCCTCATGGAAGTTATGGGCAACACTGGGACAGCTCAGCCGCTCATGTTGTTTGCAGCAGCCCTTGAAGAGGCGAATCCTAACGACTGGATATTAATGGCAAGCTATGGAAGCGGAGGTGACGCTTTCCTCTTCAAAGTCAAGGAGAACTTGAAAATGCCATCTCTTGGGAAAAAGAAAATCGCCCAAAAAATAGCGAACAAAAAGACGCTTCCCGATTACATCACCTACCTCAAGTGGCGCAAACTCGTCAAAACACCTGAACCAAGAGTGGACATGACTGTTTCTTATCCAAGCGCCGTTGCCATTTGGAGGGAAACCCACCGCATCTACCCACTCCACGGGGTAAAATGCAAGGTATGCGGCACCGTTCAGTATCCACCCCAAAGAGTATGCGTAAAATGCCAATCCAAAGACAATTTCGAGGAAGTCCGGCTATGCGACAAAAAGGGAAGGCTGTTCTCCTACTCTTTCGACCCAATAAGAGAGAACACGCCAGTCGGCCTAATAAACCTCGAGGGGGGAGGCAGAGTTTTCCTTGACTTGACAGACGTTGATGCCGAGGAGCTGAAAATCGACATGCCAGTGAAGCTGACCTTCAGAAGGGTAGACCTTAGACGCGAGGATGGCATGTACGTCTACTTCTGGAAAGCCACGCCGATAAGAGAATGA
- a CDS encoding NAD(P)-dependent alcohol dehydrogenase yields MRVHEYGQPLRLDEVEPQKPGPKDAMVKIEACGVCHTDIHLAEGALKTEVFGGKRPWILGHEIAGKIVEVGSEVADVKVGDTVLVDSWTAYTCGLCVPCRTGFENCCINNRPIGFGRDGGYAEYITVPARALIKIENLKPQDAAPLACGGVTVFRALRKAAVTPSDTVVVYGAGGLGMFAVQLAKFMGSTVIAVSRSAEKLEMAKKFGADYIVDASKDPVNEVLKLTNGRGANVVLDMVGLEQTLENGLKMLGVLGRFFVIGVGPGPLKCLPDTAVNFELTISGVKVGTHKDLVDLVELAKKGFVKPITTKTFKLRDVNEALERVKKGEILGRCVIKP; encoded by the coding sequence ATGCGCGTGCACGAATATGGACAACCATTAAGGCTTGATGAGGTGGAACCGCAAAAACCCGGACCAAAGGATGCCATGGTGAAAATTGAGGCGTGCGGAGTATGCCACACAGACATCCACCTAGCTGAAGGCGCTTTGAAAACAGAGGTTTTCGGCGGCAAGAGACCATGGATTCTCGGGCATGAAATCGCCGGGAAAATTGTTGAAGTAGGCTCAGAAGTTGCCGACGTCAAGGTTGGTGATACGGTTTTAGTTGACTCATGGACAGCATACACATGTGGCCTGTGCGTGCCCTGCAGAACAGGATTTGAAAACTGCTGCATCAACAACAGACCCATAGGATTCGGCAGGGACGGCGGATACGCCGAATACATAACAGTTCCAGCCAGAGCGCTCATAAAAATTGAAAACCTAAAACCGCAGGACGCTGCACCCCTAGCCTGCGGAGGCGTCACGGTTTTCAGAGCCCTAAGAAAGGCTGCAGTGACCCCAAGCGACACCGTTGTGGTTTATGGAGCCGGCGGCTTGGGAATGTTCGCCGTCCAATTAGCCAAATTTATGGGTTCAACAGTTATAGCCGTAAGCCGATCCGCCGAGAAACTTGAAATGGCCAAAAAGTTCGGGGCAGACTACATTGTTGATGCATCCAAAGACCCAGTAAATGAGGTTTTAAAGTTGACCAATGGGCGTGGCGCAAACGTTGTTTTGGACATGGTTGGCCTCGAGCAAACATTAGAAAATGGATTGAAAATGCTGGGCGTGCTAGGCCGCTTCTTTGTCATCGGAGTAGGTCCAGGTCCGCTTAAGTGTTTACCTGACACGGCTGTTAACTTTGAGTTAACAATTTCAGGCGTAAAGGTTGGCACGCATAAGGATTTAGTCGACCTAGTCGAGTTGGCCAAAAAGGGTTTCGTGAAGCCCATAACAACAAAAACCTTCAAACTGAGGGACGTCAACGAAGCCCTTGAGCGAGTTAAGAAAGGCGAAATTCTAGGAAGATGCGTGATCAAGCCTTAA